GACTATATATTTACAGCTCAAGACGTCGGCCGATAAAAAAAAATCTCTGAAGGCTGGCAGCAGTACTGCCAAGACGCGGAAGACGACTGGCTCGGCTAAAAAGGCCAAGAGCAGCGAAAAGAAACCGGCTTCCAAGACGACGAGAAAACGCGCCGTTAAAAAGACGACGAAAAGCGACGCGGCGAAATAAATAGTAAACTGCATTCCAAAGGGAAAGTGGGGGAGTTAAGATGGAAAAAATATTATTCGTGGCGTCAGAAGCCGTGCCTTTTATCAAGACGGGCGGCTTAGCCGACGTCATGGGCGCTTTACCGAAGGAATTGGCCGCCAAGGGCATGGACGTCCGCCTGGTCATTCCGAAATACAGCCTGATTAAAGACGAAGCAAAGCAGCAGATGAAGCAGGTGACGACGGGGATCGTCAATCTGGCCTGGCGTCAGCTGTACTACGGCGTCGACGAAATCGATATGGACGGCGTCAAGGTATACTTCATCGACAATGAATGGTACTTCAAGCGCGACCGCCTGTACGGCTATGCCGACGACGACGAACGGTTCGCCTATTTCTGCCGCGCCGTGCTGACGATGCTGCCGCGCATCGGCTTCCAGCCCGACATCATTCACGGCAACGACTGGCATACGGGCATGCTGGGCGTCTTCTTGAAGGAAGATTTCTACCATGACGATTTCTACAAAAATATGAAATTCGTCTATACCATTCATAACCTGAAATATCAGGGGATTTATCCGGCGTCTATCATGCAGGATATCATCGGCCTGCCGCAGCACTTGTTCGACAACGGCAATCTGGAATGCGACGGCTGCGTCAACTACATGAAATCGGGCATGGTCTACGCCGACTACATCACGACGGTCAGCCCGACGTACGCTCAGGAAATTACCTATCCGTACTTCGGCGAACGGCTGGACGGCTATATCCGCAGCAATCAGGACAAAGTCGTCGGCATTATCAACGGCCTCGACGAAGATGCCTATAATCCCGAAACGGACCCCTATATTGCCCAAACGTATACGTCGAAGGACGCCCGCGCCGGCAAGCGCGTCAACAAGGACGCCCTGCGCAAGGAATTGGGGCTGCGCATCAAGCGCGGCGTGCCCATGGTCGCCATGGTATCGCGCCTCGTCGAAGACAAGGGCATGGATTTGGTAACGCGCATTATGGACGAGCTCGTCGAAGACGACGTACAGCTGGTTATCGTCGGGACCGGCGACTGGCAGTATGAAGAAGCCTTCCGCGATTTGGCCCGCCGCTATCCGACAAAGGTATCGGCCAACATCATGTTCAACGAAGGCCTGGCGCACCGCGTCTATGCGGCGGCGGATATCTTCCTCATGCCCTCGCGGTATGAACCGTGCGGACTGAGTCAGCTCATCGCCCTGAGATACGGCGCCGTGCCCGTCGTCCGCGAAACGGGCGGCCTGCGAGATACCGTCGTTCCCTTTGATAAATACAAAAATCAGGGCAACGGCCTGACGTTCCCGAACTTCAATGCTCATGAACTGTTGTTTACGGCAAAGACGGCTTTGGGATACTACGAAGATACCGCCTTGTGGGATCACATCGTCAAGAACGCCATGGAAAGCGACTACAGCTGGAAGCGTTCGGCTCAGGCGTATGCAGACTTGTACAAAAAGGTATTGAACCGATAAGAACAATACAGCCAAATCCCCCGCCGTACTTGCTCGGCGGGGGATTTTACAAAAAAAGGAGATTTCATGGATTTAGGACTGTATCACAATTCACATGAATTTTATTGCCGCTCTGTTTTCGGCGCCGTTCCCTCGGGTAGCCAGGTCGTCCTGCGCCTGCGGGCCGACAAAAATATAGAAGAAAACTGGCAGGCCAGCGTGCGCCTGTGGCAGAGCAACGCCGGCGAAACGATCGTTCCCATGACTTGGGAAGGCGAGGCCTTCAAGGCGACGCTGACCATGCCGGATAAGGGGTGCCTCCTTTGGTACTATTTCATCGTTTCCTACGACGGCAAGACCGTCTATTACGGCAATAACCACGAGCAGCTCGGCGGCAAGGGCCGCATTACGGCTCAGGAGCCGCCGTCCTATCAGATTACCGTATACGATAAGGACGTCAAGACGCCGGACTGGTTCAAGAATGCCATCGTCTATCAGATTTTTCCCGACCGGTTCCGCCGTGGCAAGGATACGACGGCGGTGCTTACGGGCAAGAAGGGCGCTGTCATTCACAGTGACTGGGACGACATACCGGCCTATTGGAAGAACCCCGATACGGGAGAGATTGCCTTTTACGATTTTTACGGCGGCAACCTGGCGGGTATCCGGGAAAAGTTTTCGTATCTGAAAGAATTAGGCGTGACGGCGATTTATCTCAACCCTATTTTTGAAAGCTGCACGAACCATCGCTACAGCACGGCCGATTATCACCGCGTCGATCCCTTCCTGGGGACGAACGAAGAGTTTGCCGCGTTCTGCCGGGCAGCTAAGGAAGAGGGCATGGCCGTCATCCTGGACGGCGTGTTCAGCCATACGGGGGCCGACAGCATTTATTTCAACCGCTTCGGCCATTATGACAGCGTCGGCGCCTACCAGTCCAAGGAATCGCCGTACTATTCGTGGTACCGGTTTAAGGAGTACCCGAACGACTACGAGTCGTGGTGGGGCGTCATGGACTTGCCCAACGTAGAGGAAACGGAGCCGTCGTATATGGACTTTATCATCCACAACGACGACAGCGTGCTGCGCTACTGGATGCGCCAGGGCATCAGCGGCTGGCGTCTCGACGTCGTCGACGAGCTGCCGGCGGCGTTTCTCCGCGATTTCTATAAGACGCTGAAGGAAGAAAATCCCGACGCCGTGCTCATAGGCGAGGTGTGGGAGGACGCGTCGAATAAAATCAGCTACGGCGAACAGCGCGAATACCTGTGCGGCTACGAGCTCGACAGCGCTATGAACTACGCCTTGCGGACGATTGCCGTCGATTTCATCATGGGCCGCAAGGAAGGCCGGCGCATGCTGGCTGAAATGACGCACCTCATTGAAAATTATCCGCCGGAGCACTTTTACGCCATGCTTAACCTCATCGGCAGCCACGACATCGAACGCATCTTGACAGTCCTGGCAAAAGACGCCGACTCCAATACGCTCTCGGCCGAGGACATTGCCAAGAAGCGCCTGCGCATGCTTCTGACCTGGCAGATGACGATGCCCGGCGCACCCTGTATTTATTACGGCGATGAAGCCGGCGTGACCGGCGGAAAGGATCCGGACAACCGCCGCACCTATCCGTGGGGGCATGAGGACGAAGAAATCCTGTCGTGGACGAAAGGGCTGACGGGACTGCGCCGTAGCAGCGACGCCCTGCGCACGGGCCGTTTCATCCCGCTGTACGCCGACGGCGACGTCTTCGCCTATGCCCGCAGCATCGAAGGCGGCCGGGATATATTCGGACAGAAAAAAGAAGACGGCTTCTTTATCATCGCTATGAATAAAAACACTACGTCCCTGCGGACGGTCAGCGTGTACACGAACGGATTGGCCTACGGCGAGCTGACCAACGCCCTGTATCCCCGCATGAAGCCTATCCGCACGATCAACAGCCGGTTCACCCTGACGCTGCCGCCGCTGAGCGCCGTCGTCCTGAAAGGGCAGGAAGCCCGCAAAAAACGGGCCGGCGTCTTCCTGCATCCGACGTCGCTGCCTTCGGCCGGCGGGAACGGCGACCTGGGGCCTAACGCCTATCGGTTTATCGATTTCCTCAAGACGGCCGGCCAGAGCCTATGGCAGATTCTGCCGCTGACGCCGCCGCTCATGGGCGATTCGCCCTATCTGGCCCGATCGGCCTTTGCCGGGAACGAACGGCTCATTTCCCTCGACGTGCTCCACGAATGGGGATGGCTGTCTGCCGAAGAACTGTGCGAATATAAGGAAGTCGTCGGGAATACGAAATCCTGGGACGAAGCCTGGAAGGTCAAGAAGGACGCGCTCTGGCGTATGTCCCATAAGAAAGACCTGAACGTGCCGTGGTCGCCTTACGCCGATTTCTGCAAGGAAAACGCGTACTGGCTCGACGACTACGCCTTGTTCCGTTCTGTCGGCGATTTCTTCGGAGGCAAGGTCTGGACAGAGTGGCCCGACAATATCCGCTGCCACGCTGCCGACGGCATAGCCTATTATAAAAAAGAATTGTCCGGCGCCATATCCCATTATAAATTCTTGCAGTATATTTTCTACTGCCAGTGGCAGGCTCTTCGGAAATATGCCCATGACAACGGCGTGCAGATCCTCGGTGACATGCCCATGTTTGTCGCCCACAACAGCGCCGACTGCTGGGCTCATCAGGAGCTGTTCCAGCTGGACGAAGGCGGCAATCCCACGGCCGTCGCCGGCGTGCCGCCCGATTATTTCAGCGCCGATGGCCAGCTGTGGGGCAACCCGCTGTACGACTATGAGGCCATGGCTGCCGACGGCTATCGCTGGTGGGTAGAGCGGTTCCGCGCGATATACCAGTTTGTAGACGAAGTGCGCATCGACCATTTCCGCGGCCTCGAATCGTACTGGGCTGTGCCCGCCGAAGCCAAGACGGCCCGCGAAGGCGCCTGGGTCAAAGGGCCGGGCCTCGACCTGTTCCGTGCCGTGTATAAAGAGCTCGGTTTCCTGCCCATGGTGGCGGAGGATCTGGGCATCATTACGGACGACGTATGCGCCCTGAAAGACGCCCTGCGCCTGCCAGGCATGAAGATACTCCATTTCCACATGGCAGAACGGGCCGACGGCCGGTATTCCTTTGATACAGAGCCGAACTGTCTCGTCTACACGGGAACGCACGACAACAACACGACGCTGGGCTGGTATGAAGAAGACCTGGACGAATCGGAACGGCTACAGCTGCGCCAGGCCTTGGGCCTGCCGGACGACGCTGCGCCGGAAGCTGTCGTCCGCGCCGTCATCGCCTACGTTTACAGCCGCCGCGCCGAAACGGCCGTCGTACCCCTGCAGGACATACTGGCCCTGCCGGGAAACTGCCGCATGAACGTGCCCGGAACGGCTGAAGGAAACTGGCAGTGGCAAATGGACGGCGGCATGCTCAAGCTGGACATCGCCAAATGGCTGTCTGAATTATGTAAAGAATACGGACGATAATTGCGCCCGTTTCAGAGGGGGAAAAGACGCATGTCTGATATGACAGATAAAAATGAAAAATTTAAACGGGCCTTGGAAGTCCACGCCCAGCTGCACGGCAAACTAGCCATTCACAGCAAATTGCGGGCCGATTCCAAGGAAGCCCTGTCCATCTTATATACGCCCGGCGTCGCGGCGCCGTGCCTGGAAATCGCCCAGGATAAAGAGCTGGCCTATACGTATACCGGCAAGGGCAACGACGTGGCCGTCATTACCGACGGCAGCGCCGTCCTGGGGTTGGGGAATATCGGCCCTGATGCGGCCATGCCGGTCATGGAAGGGAAGTGCCTGCTGTTCAGCGAGTTTGCCGGCATCAACGCCGTGCCCCTGTGCGTAGGCACGCAGGACGTAGACGAATTTGTCCGCTTCGTCCAGCTGGCCAGCCCGTCCTTTGGCGGGATCAACCTGGAAGATATCAGCAGCCCGCGCTGCTTTGAAATCGAAAAGCGGCTTCGCGAAACGCTGAATATCCCCGTGTTCCACGACGATCAGCACGGCACGGCCATCATCGTCCTGGCCGGCGTCATCAACGCGCTGGAGTATTTAGGAAAGTCTGCCGAAACGGCGTCGGTCGTCATCAACGGCGCCGGCGCAGCCGGCATCAGCATCGCCAATCTGCTGCTGGAATACGGTTTTACAGATGTGACGCTCTGCGACATCAACGGCGCCGTCTGTGAAGGCGACGATACGCTCAATCCGGCTCAGGCCGCCATGGCGAAGCGGACGAACCGCCGTCATGCCAAGGGCAGCCTGAAGGATGTACTGGCAGGCAAGGACGTGTTTATCGGCGTGTCCCGCGGCGGCCTCGTGTCCCAGGAAATGATTGCCTCGATGGCTGAGAAAAACGTCGTCTTCGCCATGGCCAATCCCATCCCGGAAATCTATCCCGACGAAGCGAAGGCTGCCGGCGCGTCCGTCGTCGGCTCGGGCCGGTCCGATTTCCCCAATCAGGTCAACAACGTCCTCGTATTTCCTGGAATTTTCCGCGGGGCCATCGACTGCCATGCGTCGGATATCAGCGAGGGCATGAAGCTGGCTGCGGCGAGAGCCATTGCCGACGTAGCGAAGCAGGACGGCCTGCGGGAAGACTACATCCTGCCCGACGCCTTTGACCATCGCGTCACCATCGCCGTAGCGGCTGCCGTTGCCGAGGCTGCGGCAAACGAAGGCATCGCCGGCAATCCCTTGACCTATGAAGAAGAAGCGGCGAAGGCCGAAGCCTTTTTGAACGAAGTATAGCAGGATATGAAAGCACTGGCGTCATCTGGCGGTGACGCCAGTGTTTTTTCGTTTCTGCTCGGGAAAAGCAGGGACGCAAGGCGCCTGCGTCGAATATTATACTATTACGGTATGTTGCGAACGGATTCTATACAGGCGGTGATATTGTGCATATCCATTACATGCATATTGAAAATTATCGAAATTTGACAGACGTGGAGATGACCTTTCATGAAAAGGCCAACTATCTCGTCGGCGAAAACGCTATTGGCAAAAGCGGGTTTCTGCGCTTGCTGTCGGTCATGAGCGAAGGCTTCGGCATCAGGGAAGACGATTACGCCGACCCGGCGCGGCCTATCGTCATTACGCTGGAAATGCACCTGCTTCGGAACCAAAACGAGTATTTCGCCGCGTTTCCCGATGAGCGGCGGGAGACGATGAAGGTGCGCCTGGAAAAGAGGGTGGAAGAAATCTACCCGCGGCTGTACGATGCAGAGAGAAACGAAGAACTGCCTCTCGACCTGATACGCTGCATCCATTATCTGCCCAATTCCGTCGTCGACCCGGAAGAACTCAAAGTGCCGGCAACGGTATACCGCGCGTTGGAACGGCGGCTGTATCAGTGGGAGCATTCCCATGACGACGGGCTGGACGAAGATACGCAGGCCTTTATCCATCATGAAGTGCAGGTAGGCAGCCTCGACTCGTCGTATTTTGTCAATATCTTCCTCTTGTCCCGCATCCTGAGCCGCCAGGATCGCTCGACAGCCGACAACATGAAGTTTATTTCCCTCGTCGCCCTGCGTATCCTCACGCAGATTTTCATCATGTCCCGAAGCAAGGCCATGCCCCTGGAGCAGAGCCTGATTATCGACGGCAAGGGGCGGCGCTATTTGCCTCTCGTCGTATCTATCGACGAGCCGGAGGTGCACCTCCATCCATACATGCAGCGGTCTATTTTAAATTATTACAAGCAGCTCCTGAGCAACGGCGATTCCCGCTTCTGCGAGCTCCTGAAGGATTTGTTCGGCATCGACGGCCTGCGGGGGCAGCTGTTCATCGTCACGCACTCGACAGACGCCCTCGTCGACGATTACCGCAATATCGTCCGCCTGTACCGCGGCGACGCCGGTCAGGTCTGCGCGGCCTGCGGAGCGACCTTTCATTTCAGCGAGGAAATCGAGAAGCACCTGATCATGCATTTCCCCGAAGTGAAGGAGGCCCTGTATTCGCGGAGCGTCCTCGTCGTCGAAGGGGAAACGGAGTTCGGCTGCTTCCAGCTGTTCGGCACGACGCTGGGGCTGCCCTTTGACTACTACGGCATCTGCCTCATCAACGCCCGCGGCGAAAGCTCGATTTCAAAGATAAAGAAGCTTCTGGAATACTTCAAGATTCCCACCGTCGCCTTATACGACGCCGACGTAAAGGGCGGCCATAAGGGCGAGACGGGCGTGTTCTTTACCGACGAAATTTGCTTTGAAATGGATTTGGCCAAGACGATGATCGACATGGGCCGCCGCCGCGAGCTGGACCGCATCATCAATACCGTAGCCGGCGAGCACGGCCGGGCCACGTCGGACATGATTAAAAAGGCCTGCCGCAAGCTGGACGTCAATTTCCACGACTATCCGCCGCGCATGCTGGGCAACGTCAACGCCCGCAATATCAAGGCACTGTACATCTATTATTTTGCCTGGCTGTACAGCAACAAGGGCGTCATCCTAGGTCGGCTCCTGGGGCAGTCCCTGCGCAGCCAGGAAATCCCCAGGGCCTTTGTCAAGGTCATCGAAGAGGCCGGCAAACTGGCAAAAGTATAAGCTGCCTTGCAGCAGACATTAGAGCAGGAGTTATCGTATAGTATGAAATTGTTTATCGCAGAGAAGCCCAGCATGGCTAGGGAACTGGCAAAATGCCTCCCGCAGCCGCAGCGGCAGGAAAAGGGCTTTATCCGTACGGGCGGCGGCATCGTCACCTGGGCCTACGGCCACATGCTGCAGCAGGCGGAGCCGCAGGATTATAATCGGCAATACAAGCAGTGGAAGGACGCCGATTTGCCCATTATTCCAGAGCATTGGAAGCTGCTCGTCAGCCCGAACAGCAGGGAGCAGTTCGACGTCATCTGCCGCCTCATCGGCGACGCCGACTCCATCGTCCATGCCGGCGACCCTGACAGGGAAGGGCAGCTTCTGATTGACGAAATACTCGATTATGTAGGCAATACGAAGCGCGTCGAGCGCATCCTTTTAAATGCCCTCGACGAAAAGAGCATCGGTGAAGCCCTTCATGATTTGCGGGATAACGGCGATTTTTCTCATCTCAAGGAATCAGCTTTGGCCCGCAGCCGTGCCGACTGGCTCATCGGCATGAACCTGTCGCGGGCTTATACGCTGGCCGCCCGCCGGCAGGGACACCGCGTCGTATTTCCCATCGGCCGGGTTAAGACGCCGACGCTGGCCTTAGTCGTCCGCCGCCAGCGGGAAATCGACAATTTCAAGCCCGTGACCTATTACGTCGTCAAGGCGCAGTTCAATCATGCCAAGGGCGTCATTACAGCCCAGTGGCAGCCTGGCGATACGCAGGCCGGCCTCGATTCGGAAGGGCGCTGCATCGATAAAAAGAAAGCTGAAGAAATAGTAGAAAGGCTGCGCGCTCAGCCCGATGGAACGATTGCCGAAGGGAAGAAGACGAAAAAGAAGGAAGCGCAGCGGCTGCCCTTGTCCTTGTCGTCCCTGCAGGTGCTGGCAGGTAAGCGCTACGGCTACAGCCCCCAGCAGGTATTGGACGCAGCTCAGCAGCTGTACGAGCGCAAGCTGACGACGTATCCCCGTTCAGACTGCGAGTATCTGCCCTTGAATCAGCGAAAGGACGTGCCGGCTATTTTAGCTAATTTAGGCCGCCTTTCAGATAAAACCTTGTCCCAATGGGCCGGGCGGGCCGATGGCAGCATCAAGAGCCGGGCCTGGAACGACGGCAAGATTACGGCGCACCACGCGATCATCCCGACGACAGTGCCCTGTCCGTACGATAAGCTGACAGCTGTCCAACGAAATATATATTTCCTCATTGCCCAAGCCTACATGGCGCAGTTTTATCCTGTCCACGAATATATACAGAACCGCATCGTCATCGCCGCCGCCGGCGAGCAGTTCGTCGCCCACGGCAAAACCGTCGTCGTGTTGGGCTGGAAAGAGCTGTATCAGTCCGATGGAGACGATGATGACGAAAAGGGAGAGTTGCCGCCGGTCCGCAAGGGCGACGGCGTCCAGTTCCGCCGCGGCAAGGTCGAAGAAAAGGCTACGAAGGCGCCGCCGCGGTTCACCTCGTCGACGCTTCTTCAGGCGATGAAGGAAATTTATAAATACGTCAAGGACGATTCGCTGAAGAAAAAGCTTAAAGAAGTGCAGGGCATCGGTACGGAAGCGACGCGGGCCACGATTATCGGCGAGCTCATCGAGCGGAAATTTTTAGTCGAAGAAGGGAAAAAGAAGTACCTGAAACCGACGGATATGGCCTATCTTCTCGTCGATTCCCTGCCGGACGAGCTGCTGTATCCCGATGAAACGGCTGTTTGGGAAGAACGGCTGTACCAGATGAGCCTGGGAAAGGACAGCCTAGCCGACTTTCTCAGCGCCCAGGAATTATTTTTGCGCAAGCTCATTGCGGCAGCCCGGAACAATGACGGAACGCCGCAGCCAAAGGAAGGGCGCGTATGTCCTCAATGCGGCGGCGCTATGGTACGCCGCCATGGAAAGTACGGCGATTTCTGGGGCTGTACCAACTATCCCAAATGCCGCCATACGGAGCGCATCGACGCACCGCCTGCGTCGGCGGCAGGCGACGGGGAATCTTATGTTTGTCCGCGCTGCAAGGAAGGAATCTTTGTCCGCCGCAGCGGCCCATACGGGCCGTTTTGGGCCTGCAGTAAGGAAGGCTGCCGTACGACCTGTGCCGACGTAGACGGCGTTCCCAGCATTTATGCTGCCTCGTCCGAAAAATAAACCTGTCGGGGACGGCGTACGGTGTAAGCGTCTGTGCCGTATAGTACAGCAGAGGAGAGGAGGGGTGAAGGATGGATACAGCGCAGGCCCGGCGTTGGTGCCGCCAGCAGAAATACGACCAGGCAGCGGCTATGTATGCCCGGCAAATTGCCGCAATGGATGCATGGGGGCCGTGGGACTATTACTACTACGCCTACAGCCTGAGCAAACTGAGAGAGTATGCCGAAGGACGGGAGATTTCCCGCCGGTGCATCATAGCCTTTCCCGGCTTCACCCAAATCCGGGATGTATACGGCTGGTGCCTGTATCATCTGTACGTGCGTCCTTTTATACCCGGACAGTCTGACGAAGACGATTTCCGACGGGCCGTTGAGGCCATCGTCAAGTATACCGAGCAAACGGCTCAATCCCCTTATGAACGGGCCGTCTGGAAGATGATCGACGTGCTGCGCCGGCAGAAAAAAGCTACCGCTGAAGAGATAGACTCCTGGCTGACTCTCCTTAATCCTAACAGGTTGTCTTTGCAGCCGCAGGAGTACGTCAAAGACGGCGAATGGCTGAGCGGCGCGTCGTACCGCGAGCGGTGGTATGCTCTGAAGAGCGGCGTATTGGTCAAGAAGGGGGAATATGACGCCTGCATTGCTGTCTGTGAAGAGGGGCTGCGTATTTTTACGGACTTTCACTATGACAATGATATCTGGTTCAAATATCGCATCGCCCTCTGCCGCCTCCGCCTCGGCGACGTAGACGGCGCAGAGCGAGAATTTTCCGCCCTTTTGCAGTATAAGCAGCATTGGATTATATACCGCGGGCTTTTCTACACAGGGCAGGCGCGGAAAAGCCTGCGGAAGATGAAACAATACGGCGCCGCAGCCCTGCTCCTGCCGGGGGATATGGCTGATAAAGTCCAGTTCCTCGCTGAATTTGCCGATTCCCTGGCGGGCCAGGAGGACTTGCGGACGGAGCGGGCCCGGCACTATGCCCTGGCCCTGCGCATTCGGCAGGAAAAAGGCTGGTTCGTTCCGGAGGCTCTGCGCAGGCAGGCCGCGACGTATGAAGGGCAGATTCCCCGTAAGGCGGAGTTGCTCCGCTCGCTGCAGGCATTCTGGATACGGTGCCGGCACGACGGCGAAGAAGAAAAGCAGGGCTTTATCTCGGCCGTTCTGCCGGGAGGACGGGCCGGGTTTATCAAGGAATACGGCGGGCCGTCCTATTATTTCAAACGCGATGCCCTCCTGGGGCTGGACGCCGAGGCAGGGACGTACGTCACCTTTTTCGTCGAAGTCGGCCAGGATCGCTTTGGCGGCAAGGCGTCGCGGCGGGCTGTCGATATCCGGAAAAAAGAAAGCCTGTTCTGACGATGAATTTTTCGCATATACTATCTCATTTTGTATGGCGACGCGGCCTGTTTTGGTATATAATTTTGGTATACCACATGGAAAGGTGAAGGCACAACATGATTTTATCAGGCAAGGAAATCGTAAAGCATTTGGGTAAGGAAATTATCATTACGCCCTTTCATCCCGAACGGGTCAATCCGAACAGCTATAATTTATCGTTATATAATCAGCTGATGGTATATGATGACTACGAGCTGGACATGGCCAAGCCCAATCCGGCGTCGATTATCGACATCCCCGAAGACGGCTACGTACTGCAGCCGAATAAGCTCTATTTGGGGCGGACAAACGAGTATACGAAGACTGACGGCTATATTCCTATGCTGGAAGGCCGCTCATCTGTCGGCCGTCTGGGCGTGTTCATCCACGTGACGGCAGGCTTCGGCGACGTTGGCTTTGCTGGCTACTGGACGCTGGAAATCTTCTGCGTCCAGCCGATCCGCATCTATCCCAACGTAGAAATCTGCCAGATTTATTACCACGACATCGACGGCGAGTACGACACATATCAGCACGGAAAATACCAGAACAATTCGGGAATTCAGCCGAGCATGCTGTGGAAGGATTTTCAGAAGAAATGAGAGAAGTAAAGTGAGGAAAATATGGCTAAACCTTTTTTGAAATGGGCAGGTGGAAAAAGTCAGCTTTTAAATGAAATAGAGATGTATTATCCTTTTGAAGATAATCAGGTCACGAAATATGCAGAACCTTTTGTAGGCGGCGGTGCTGTTCTTTTTGATGTATTAGGGCGTTATAAGGTAAGCGAAGTATACATCAGTGATATTAATGCAGAACTTATTAATACCTATTGCAGCATTCGTGACCATAGCGGTGATATTATAAATCTGCTTAAAAAATATCAAGCGGAATACATCCCGCTTGAAGCTGTTGCCCGAAAAGAATATTATAATATACAGCGGATGAAATTTAATAAATTAAAATTAAATAATGCGGCTTTTGAAAATATTGAGAAAGCTGCATTGATGATATTTTTAAATAAGACTTGCTTTAATGGATTGTATCGAGTTAATAAAAAAGGATTATTTAACGTGCCTATGGGCGCATACAAGAATCCCCTCATTTGTGATGAAATGAATTTACGTTCTGCGGCAGAGGCGCTGCAGAACGTAACTATTGTCTGTGGAGATTATCGGGAAGCGTCTGCGTTTATCGATAGGCATACATTTGTATATTTTGATCCTCCGTATAGACCGTTAACTGGTACCTCAAGTTTTACAGCGTATACGGAACAGCTGTTTAATGATGAAGCACAAATTGAGCTTGCAAAATTTGTTGATGCTATGGATTGTAGAGGAGCAAAAATAGTAGTAAGTAATTCGGATCCTAAAAATGTGAATAGAGAAGATAACTTTTTTGATTCTATCTATGCGGCTCATAATATTAAAAGAGTTCAGGCAAGTCGCATGATTAATAGTAATAGTAAGGCAAGAGGAAAAATTAAAGAATTGCTTATATCAAATTTTTAATAAGAAGAAGCCATATTGTAAATGTAGATTTGCAGCCATATATTGGCAATATTGACGATGATGATGAGATGAGGTAATTCGCATGTTTAAAAGAAATTTCGATACATGGCTGGATAGTTTTCGAAACAGTATTGCCACTTATGGGTATTATATTGATTTTGAAAAAGTTCATCATAACGTGGAAGCGATTAAAGTCGAACTCAATA
This region of Megasphaera stantonii genomic DNA includes:
- the glgA gene encoding glycogen synthase GlgA; the protein is MEKILFVASEAVPFIKTGGLADVMGALPKELAAKGMDVRLVIPKYSLIKDEAKQQMKQVTTGIVNLAWRQLYYGVDEIDMDGVKVYFIDNEWYFKRDRLYGYADDDERFAYFCRAVLTMLPRIGFQPDIIHGNDWHTGMLGVFLKEDFYHDDFYKNMKFVYTIHNLKYQGIYPASIMQDIIGLPQHLFDNGNLECDGCVNYMKSGMVYADYITTVSPTYAQEITYPYFGERLDGYIRSNQDKVVGIINGLDEDAYNPETDPYIAQTYTSKDARAGKRVNKDALRKELGLRIKRGVPMVAMVSRLVEDKGMDLVTRIMDELVEDDVQLVIVGTGDWQYEEAFRDLARRYPTKVSANIMFNEGLAHRVYAAADIFLMPSRYEPCGLSQLIALRYGAVPVVRETGGLRDTVVPFDKYKNQGNGLTFPNFNAHELLFTAKTALGYYEDTALWDHIVKNAMESDYSWKRSAQAYADLYKKVLNR
- the malQ gene encoding 4-alpha-glucanotransferase encodes the protein MDLGLYHNSHEFYCRSVFGAVPSGSQVVLRLRADKNIEENWQASVRLWQSNAGETIVPMTWEGEAFKATLTMPDKGCLLWYYFIVSYDGKTVYYGNNHEQLGGKGRITAQEPPSYQITVYDKDVKTPDWFKNAIVYQIFPDRFRRGKDTTAVLTGKKGAVIHSDWDDIPAYWKNPDTGEIAFYDFYGGNLAGIREKFSYLKELGVTAIYLNPIFESCTNHRYSTADYHRVDPFLGTNEEFAAFCRAAKEEGMAVILDGVFSHTGADSIYFNRFGHYDSVGAYQSKESPYYSWYRFKEYPNDYESWWGVMDLPNVEETEPSYMDFIIHNDDSVLRYWMRQGISGWRLDVVDELPAAFLRDFYKTLKEENPDAVLIGEVWEDASNKISYGEQREYLCGYELDSAMNYALRTIAVDFIMGRKEGRRMLAEMTHLIENYPPEHFYAMLNLIGSHDIERILTVLAKDADSNTLSAEDIAKKRLRMLLTWQMTMPGAPCIYYGDEAGVTGGKDPDNRRTYPWGHEDEEILSWTKGLTGLRRSSDALRTGRFIPLYADGDVFAYARSIEGGRDIFGQKKEDGFFIIAMNKNTTSLRTVSVYTNGLAYGELTNALYPRMKPIRTINSRFTLTLPPLSAVVLKGQEARKKRAGVFLHPTSLPSAGGNGDLGPNAYRFIDFLKTAGQSLWQILPLTPPLMGDSPYLARSAFAGNERLISLDVLHEWGWLSAEELCEYKEVVGNTKSWDEAWKVKKDALWRMSHKKDLNVPWSPYADFCKENAYWLDDYALFRSVGDFFGGKVWTEWPDNIRCHAADGIAYYKKELSGAISHYKFLQYIFYCQWQALRKYAHDNGVQILGDMPMFVAHNSADCWAHQELFQLDEGGNPTAVAGVPPDYFSADGQLWGNPLYDYEAMAADGYRWWVERFRAIYQFVDEVRIDHFRGLESYWAVPAEAKTAREGAWVKGPGLDLFRAVYKELGFLPMVAEDLGIITDDVCALKDALRLPGMKILHFHMAERADGRYSFDTEPNCLVYTGTHDNNTTLGWYEEDLDESERLQLRQALGLPDDAAPEAVVRAVIAYVYSRRAETAVVPLQDILALPGNCRMNVPGTAEGNWQWQMDGGMLKLDIAKWLSELCKEYGR
- a CDS encoding NAD(P)-dependent malic enzyme translates to MTDKNEKFKRALEVHAQLHGKLAIHSKLRADSKEALSILYTPGVAAPCLEIAQDKELAYTYTGKGNDVAVITDGSAVLGLGNIGPDAAMPVMEGKCLLFSEFAGINAVPLCVGTQDVDEFVRFVQLASPSFGGINLEDISSPRCFEIEKRLRETLNIPVFHDDQHGTAIIVLAGVINALEYLGKSAETASVVINGAGAAGISIANLLLEYGFTDVTLCDINGAVCEGDDTLNPAQAAMAKRTNRRHAKGSLKDVLAGKDVFIGVSRGGLVSQEMIASMAEKNVVFAMANPIPEIYPDEAKAAGASVVGSGRSDFPNQVNNVLVFPGIFRGAIDCHASDISEGMKLAAARAIADVAKQDGLREDYILPDAFDHRVTIAVAAAVAEAAANEGIAGNPLTYEEEAAKAEAFLNEV